ttggtgaggggctcgccggatatgtggattcagattatgctggcgatttggataagagaaggtccctcacaggttatgtgtttactgttggtggatgtaatgttagctggaaggctactttgcaggatgttgttgcacaatctactactgaggctgagtacatggctattgctgaggcaggtaaagaggctgtttggctgaaaggtttatatgctgagctttgtggagataattcttgcattaagttattcagtgacagtcaaagtgctatttatcttactaaagatcagatgttccatgagaggacaaagcacattgatattaagtaccacgcaatcagagatgtggttgcaaaaggtaaagtgaaggtatgcaagattagtactcatgataatcatgctgatatgatgactaagcctgtccctgtgtccaagtttgagctttgctcaagcttggttggtataactgtttagcccaagtggctattggcgccagcaagtgtttcttttgttgattcaggtgatttttgaagttcatgctacaaggaatttgtctcaaggtggagtttgttatattgtgatccaaattccaagaagtggctaacttctgacgagcggagcgaggcccgtcgccggtaggcttgggcCGAGCAGGTGCAGCTGGGGGGTGCGGGGGGGGCGAAGCCCcccgcggtacggatcgttgccaccgtctatatgtattccctgtaagccgccgctagggttttatcgcatcattgtacacccacggtgtttgtaaacaccaccgaaatagtgaagttttgctggctggcgcccgtggtttttcccttgtgtgttgcaagggttttccacgttaaaatctcgtgttccctgcagtgttttacttttcgtttttcgtttattgtgcatctcgattttAACAAGAAAAGGTTCATAATATTATGTTTCACCACCTCCCAGCAGTGGTGGTGAAACTCCGTAGGGATATTATCAAGACCAGAGGCACCATTAGTTTCCATAGATAACAAAGCATTCTTATGCTCCTCAACAGTAAAAGGCCTGGCTGGATCATTGTTATTTTCGTCTAGGGAATAGCTTCCTTGTGCGTGAattggcgatttacacaaaaataacccaaaagtgaaagaaaagcacagaatgaccctccggcgaaactatttcaccaatctaacccttttgtgtggcgcccatcccacgggcgccacacatgcccatgtggctcccctcctgccgacgccactgacccagccgacgtggccccctcgccgctgagctggtgcgcccatccgacgtggcagcatgtgtggcgcccctcccaacggcgccacacatgcacttgtaatccccaaaacatactgtgagacaattcctctgggacttagtcgttttgcgaggctcgatgtgtggcgccgatgccacgggcgccacactagcatgtgtggcgccgatgccacgggcgccacacatagaggctcgcgaaaacggctaaggacttatcgtccggagcccctggatgttttcgacccaatacttgatataagttggcatgtgtggcgccgatgccatgggcgccacacagtgcagtgtggcgccagtgtggagggcgccacacattgacttgtgttaaaaacatgaaaaatcctaccaaactccaacagttatgagtacaacattggacacaacaagtagcaaaTTCATGACgtacacatataacacttcataggtcacattgtagcacgtagattcaaacaacaagtagcattacagaccatggttcgaaatgacatagggttcacaaatcgatacttatgaagatagagttcagaacaacacgtagcacatcctagtagcgtcctcgacgtgccgtcctcgcggGTTGCTTCCGGATGGCCATCCTCTccgtccgctgccgtggctgctcctgctgctgctcctgctcctcctgctcctcctgctcctcctcctcctcctcatctgaagagaacggctcgtcgttcctcatcctcgacaaagcTGATCTCCACCGCGGCCCGTCATCCTTctcagtgacaaccttctttcctcggttgacataatcttccggagtgttccggtttggagccttgccccttggcttgaactggtaagctgaccgtggggcttgcttcgaggtacgctttggaagtatgccttgactcagaattagcttgtcctcaggaatcttcacaaacacgaacacatgagattacaaaagttgaaattagtaagaacatgtttgacagcaacaaaatagtccatacctcccgctcttctgaagaggaagatgtggcgatttcggcttcccggcaacctagcaagctggctaaccgccgcatctttcgtgtagtgttctgcgtcatgccgttcatggttacaaatccaccacatcatagtagcgtacattcaaagttcgtgatcataccttaatgaaataccgCAACGGTCCGACAGGCTTGTCATCTGTCCCGCTCTGCTCCCAGATAACCTCGCACTCCTCAGCTGTTTTTTCGATCTCCTtccgctgtgacaaacatagcatacacaattgaagcgagcacatggcaatgtagatgatgtactagttagtgagagaatagaataccacgaagttcagctcggaagcaatagaagtcgatctccctctgcgagcaaaggtgtcgtgctggctttgcccaacctcatcgaactggatggggtcgtccaagatctcctcaggatatgcgtgcttaactaactcgatacgcgtgttctcatggaaccactcgaggtagttgttgaaagcggcgaagttgtgaggcacaatctgctcagggccagcattccgtgccgcttgcaaacagtgttggaacgctgcgatgtggccgctatgatggactggccaatttgtgatcttcctctgccgctgcctatcaagcctgcaaggcaagaatcaacaagttagtttgtacctcttctatcaagaatcttccatcgcatgattccagaagtttacctatgaagcgccttgtccgtgtcttgccacactggtgggcactcctgatacagcccaaactgtctcatcactctttgcggctggtggtgttcaacaagccacatgcatatgagtgggcagcgcatacgccagaaccgtgcctcctccgtgcacttgtgATTGAGGTCAGTCATCGACGCTCCAATACGGTAGtagctaccatatggctcccattccacctgcagcatacaaatatctcagaatttagaacatgccagtagaatcaatgaaaactaggattgcaaaagagtgatcggttacctgctcagcggtaagagtgtccaactccgcagCAGTCTTGCAtgtacatgatctttggatcgcccgacatctccgagacattgtcccaaaggtatgcccaagtgggctcccgatcaggAAAGTGAgggtgatgaggccatggcctctcgttgagtaccctgggccgcccaactgataggcggtcccagctccatatggaaagtaggagcatgcatccaccaataccgccgctcccagacctgcgacaagcttcgtccaactgcgcacataagacatttggttagtactttgtctagcacactactataggaaaatagtacatagagcaaatcatcacctgccggtagaggtaggcaagtgccgctgttccccaactccaacggttatccaacaccgtaagcgccttcagccaacaccaatgggccagcttccccccactgtcaggaaagagagtcctcgaaatcatgtaccataagtacacgcgggcgtacgtcctccgagtgtcctcgtcggcctcttccgggcattctccaaagttagtcctgatccattcgaaagacgcgccggcgggagctctcttctttggttctgttggcagcggaggagccctgccaataaggtcctccatctgtctccgccacccatcagaagctgtgttcatacacagtggctcgccctgaataggtagtccaaggatcatggaaacatcctggagagtaggggccatctcgccggccctcaagtggaaggtgtgagtctccggcctccaccggtcgacaagggcggtgagtgccgaggggttcatgtctggccccccacggcttacaagggatatgaacggcataataccggtaggccggatgaactccgtgtacctctcgtcatacggtatatccgctgtgccatggtaacgaatcttcaaagggtgaagatccgttcccctctccgtcatatgaacagcccggtgcaccctatcgtactcttcatccagaagccacaccatcctacatgtttacacaaccatattatgagtcattccactaacaaaaatgagcaacacatacatgagagttcatatccaaatccatgagagttccatacatacacacatacattcatatctagggttccaacaaatatttggttcaaatatgagttattccatcacaaataatAGACATTTCAAGACATACATACATAGAATTtgaacacatacatagccattttatatcTACATagccaaatctagggttcatatccaaatccaccaacatatccaaatctagggttcatatccaaatccactaacatatctacggttcctacacatacacattcaacacttacatacccatttcaacacatacatagccatttcaacacatacatgtaaaatttcatatctagggttccaccatatctagggttcatatccaaatccaccaacatattCAAATCTTGCTAGGTTCAGAGCCAAATGCACTAACATATCAATGGTTCATATCTAAATCAACCAACATGaatttccatgtctagggttcatacccaaatctaccaaatccaccaacaaTAGTGGACGAATCCgagggaatcgaaggggaataccttgaggaatggaggaggaaggatttggccggatagatctgacgattccttggtcgatttggtgggggggggggcgaaggggaggcgggcggcggcggcggttggggaggagaagcagagaggaagagaaagaagaaagagagggtcgggctgggcgcgggcgcgggcgccacacttaagtggatgtgtggcgcccgtggcatcggcgccacacatgctagtgtggcgcccgtggcatcggcgccacaaatcgagcctcgcaaaacggctaagttccagaggaattgtctcacagtatgttttgggggattacaagtgcatgtgtggcgccgttgggaggggcgccacacatgctgccacgtcggatgggcgcaccagctcagcgacgagggggccacgtcggctgggtcagtggcgccggcaggaggggagccacatgggcatgtgtggcgcccgtgggagaagcgccacacaaaaggtttagattggtgaaatagtttcgccggagggtcagtctatgctttttttcacttttgggttatttttgtgtaaattgcCGCGTGAATTGGTCAAAGGGATTAATTAACAATTTAGCACTGAAGTTGCCACGAGCCAAGGACATCATGACCCATAATTAAACTACTAGAAAGATGTCTTGCCGTGTGAAATTATGTCAGCTGGTCAAACGAGCTAGTTTACCTAGCAGCAAAACAACACGCTAAAACTCATCCCCCGTACATTCCTACATCCCGATCAGTATGCCGACACGCCCGTGAAGCCGCGAATACATGCGTACACACGAATTAGACCGAGACTCCGGTGGAGAGGTAGAGCGATCGTTCACATCAGTACCAGACTGGCCGGTCCGACGGTGCACGTCCACGTGGCGGCTCAGGAGAGGGTGCACCGCACTCCACATCAACACCTTCCTTCCGTCCAGCTCGTTCCCACCCACAGCCTAGCTACAGTGGCTATAGTTAGCTAGTTTGTCCGAACCCGCCACTACTCCAGTTGCCAACTCCCCAAGAAAGCCTGCTTGCTCACCAAGACACGCCACAGCTTATCTTCCCCTTCCTTCCACAGCACAACGTACCTACCGCTATATATCCTCCTCGCCATGGAAGCAGAGCTCCTGCCTTCCCGGATACTCGGCCGGGGAGGCCATGGATCAGGAGTTCCAAGAGGCCGACGTCCTGTGGCCTCAACACTCCTACCACAGCAGTGACAGCGTGGACGACGTCGACGGCGCCGACGTCAAGGAATTCATGACCAAGGTGTCTTCTCCGCTGGAGTTGTCTGCCCCGGTCGGCGTGCCTCGCCGGAAGCGGCGGTCTCGCTCCTGGACGCCTCAACAATTCAGCGGCGGCAGCAGCGGCCGCGACGAGGACGAGGGCGACATCGGCTGTACCAACGACGCGAAGAGGAACGTCCCGCCGCACGTGCTGGCTGAGCGGCGGAGAAGGCTCGCCGGAAGGTCGACGGCGGCGTACTCCATGTGCGCTGGGAAAGGCAGGACGCTCAAAGGGCGGGACCTCCGGAACATCAGGAACCTTGTCCTCAAGATGACCGGATTCATCGAGAAATGAAAGGATTTAACACCGTGGATATAGTATTACTTCTACCAATTGTGAACGTCCATCAATGGACGTGTGTGAGAGTTTGTGGCAACCTCAAGTTTCAGCAAGAGCTCCGCTCAAGGAAGAAGAAAGGCGTGAGTTGTAATAACTCTTTGTTTAATTTATTGATTTTATTTAGTTATGTTGTATAGTGCCAGTAGCTATATATAGTAGTCCACTCAACAATAAATGGATGTAGCTAAGAAACAGACCAAAAGGATTAAAATGCCAACTGGTATAAGATTTACTACTAGCTATGGAAATCACTAATGTGTGTAAATCTTGTGTAAGATAATTAAGATTGGGCTATATAGCCTATATATAGTGATCACTATTTGAATCACATGTTAACAAAAAGATTGAGAAGACGATAGTATaccaaaaataaaaaaagaacaTTGCACCGGTGTTTTTTTGAAGAATATTTTTAGGAATCTAGATGTTGTCACCATCGGTGGTGCTTTTTCTACTCCGGTGTCTATTTTCTTCGACGTGGCCTTTATTTTCCGCTTCTTCTATTGGAAAAATACTCCCACCATGTTATCTTTTTCGATTTGGCAAGAATGTAGTCCCGTTGCCTCATGAATTCATAGGACACGCCATTTGATAGCATAGATGGAGATGAATCTTGTGTGTGACATGCGGCTCATAGTTTTCCACATTGAACCAATATTGAGAAATTCATGTGAGAATTAGTGAAAAATTGATTGACGAAACCCAAAAGGCCAAAACTAGATGACCATACATCACTAGAGTTCTCAAAAGTACCGCAATTAGTGAAAAGCAACCCTTTTGGGTTATCTTAGTTGAAAACATAAAGGGCGGAAAGTAATATTTCCATTTCATCCCCGTTTCTAATATTTCTACGAGACCTCGAAATTGTGACAATCACACACAACACATCTACTACATTCATCTTTAGTTGGTTTTGTTTTGAGTGTTGTCCATCTAGATTTTTATCAACTTGTCTTTCTCCCTAGCATTTCACATATGTCGGGTGGATGGCTACAAGGGTTGTAGAAATGCTACAGTGTCAAAGTCTAGCAGGAGCATTTGTGTTGTCTTTAATGTTTCGCTCTGCATGCCCTTTTTTTCTAATAACATATTTCATAATGTGCGAACCAACCGGTCTTTAAATGTGCCACTTTGTTGCGATTGTTTGCGTTATTCCAAAGATTAGAGTGAGCGGTGGCAGAGCATGCAATTAGACATTGTCCTAATAGAGATATTCACTGACCATAGGTGATGTCAGAATTTATGTGCCTAATTGTACTTATCTGCTACTTTTCTCTTCAACTTTCAGTTCTTGTGTTCAGGTTTTGTTATCAGGAGATACTTTGTAATACTTGAGCCTTGTCGGGCTATGTGCATCACTTTATAAAGACGTTGGGAGCTCAACAATTAATAATCCTTTTTCGAATGAAATATTCGTATACTCATATATATAAATATGCTGATAGATGGTGGCGatctattcatctttgatttatcAATTGTTGGATCTCAGACGAACATTTGTAATGAAGAGAGCGACACATAGATAGTTACATCTGGTAAAAAAAAATTGAATATAATTATCTTTCTTAAATACATGTGattaatttttttttaattcaAAGCACCGCCCGGTACCATGAAGTGACAACACCATCGTAGCCGGCGAAAGGCCTTTGCATCAATTCTCATGTTGACTTCGTGTGAAACTTGGGTGAGGGTCTTTTCACAATATTTTGACCAtgccctctatagtttttggtatAATCAAGGATGAAGCCCGACTTTGGAAAAAAATGGAGTACTAATTTGTCTAACTTAAACAAGATTATTGATCAGTGCAGTTTCATtcttaccctccttga
This Lolium perenne isolate Kyuss_39 chromosome 1, Kyuss_2.0, whole genome shotgun sequence DNA region includes the following protein-coding sequences:
- the LOC127326036 gene encoding protein S40-3 gives rise to the protein MDQEFQEADVLWPQHSYHSSDSVDDVDGADVKEFMTKVSSPLELSAPVGVPRRKRRSRSWTPQQFSGGSSGRDEDEGDIGCTNDAKRNVPPHVLAERRRRLAGRSTAAYSMCAGKGRTLKGRDLRNIRNLVLKMTGFIEK